In a genomic window of Streptomyces sp. BHT-5-2:
- a CDS encoding Tex family protein, whose translation MTAATEPIGALGSIEARIADELGVRERQVKAAVELLDGGSTVPFIARYRKEATELLDDAQLRSLEERLRYLRELEERRTAVLESVRSQGKLDAALEAQIRGAESKARLEDIYLPFKPKRRTKAQIAREAGLEPLADGLLGDPSVEPTVAAAAFVAEDKGVADPAAALEGARAILTERFSEDADLIGELRERMWSRGRVAAKVRAGKEEEGAKFADYFDFAEPFTELPSHRVLAMLRGEKEDVLDLTLEPEDPAEAGEGPSAYERSIAHRFEIVDRGRPADKWLQDTVRWAWRTRVQVHLGIDLRLRLRQAAEDEAVRVFAANLRDLLLAAPAGTRATMGLDPGFRTGVKVAVVDATGKVAATETIYPHVPQQKWDAALATLARLAREHGVELIAIGNGTASRETDKLAAELIAAQPELKLTKVMVSEAGASVYSASAFASQELPDLDVSLRGAVSIARRLQDPLAELVKIDPKSIGVGQYQHDLAETKLSRSLDAVVEDCVNGVGVDVNTASAPLLSRVSGISSGLAENIVAHRDGNGPFRSRKALKDVPRLGPKAYEQCAGFLRIRGGDDPLDASSVHPEAYPVVRRIVQAAKSGIGELIGNTAVLRGLRPADFVDDSFGLPTVGDILQELEKPGRDPRPEFRTATFKEGVEKIGDLAPGMLLEGVVTNVAAFGAFVDVGVHQDGLVHVSAMSKTFVKDPRDVVKPGDIVRVKVLDVDIPRKRISLTLRLDDEPGKAAPAGGGERRGGGGERRGGGEQRGGGDRRGGGGRGGAPRQRQGGGERRGGGRDAGPVNDAMADALRRAGLLGGKGGR comes from the coding sequence GTGACGGCAGCCACTGAGCCCATCGGGGCCCTCGGGTCCATCGAAGCGCGGATCGCCGACGAGCTCGGCGTCAGGGAGCGGCAGGTGAAGGCCGCGGTCGAACTGCTCGACGGCGGCTCGACCGTCCCGTTCATCGCGCGCTACCGCAAGGAAGCGACCGAGCTGCTCGACGACGCGCAGCTGCGGTCCCTGGAGGAGCGGCTGCGCTATCTGCGGGAGCTGGAGGAGCGGCGGACCGCCGTCCTGGAGTCCGTGCGGTCCCAGGGCAAGCTGGACGCCGCGCTGGAGGCGCAGATCCGCGGTGCCGAGTCCAAGGCCCGGCTGGAGGACATCTACCTGCCGTTCAAGCCGAAGCGGCGCACCAAGGCGCAGATCGCCCGGGAGGCGGGGCTGGAGCCGCTGGCCGACGGGCTGCTCGGCGACCCGTCGGTGGAACCGACCGTGGCGGCCGCGGCGTTCGTGGCCGAGGACAAGGGCGTCGCCGATCCGGCCGCGGCGCTGGAGGGCGCGCGGGCCATCCTCACCGAGCGGTTCAGCGAGGACGCGGACCTGATCGGCGAGCTGCGCGAGCGGATGTGGTCGCGCGGCCGGGTCGCGGCGAAGGTGCGCGCCGGCAAGGAGGAGGAAGGCGCCAAGTTCGCCGACTACTTCGACTTCGCCGAGCCGTTCACCGAACTGCCCTCGCACCGGGTGCTGGCGATGCTGCGCGGTGAGAAGGAGGACGTCCTCGACCTCACCCTGGAACCGGAGGACCCGGCGGAGGCGGGCGAGGGGCCCAGCGCCTACGAGCGGTCCATCGCGCACCGCTTCGAGATCGTCGACCGGGGCCGGCCGGCCGACAAGTGGCTCCAGGACACGGTGCGTTGGGCCTGGCGCACGCGCGTGCAGGTGCACCTCGGGATCGATCTGCGGCTGCGGCTGCGGCAGGCCGCCGAGGACGAGGCGGTCCGGGTCTTCGCCGCGAACCTGCGCGATCTGCTGCTGGCGGCGCCCGCCGGGACGCGCGCCACGATGGGCCTGGACCCCGGTTTCCGTACGGGTGTGAAGGTCGCCGTGGTGGACGCGACCGGCAAGGTGGCGGCGACCGAGACGATCTACCCGCATGTGCCGCAGCAGAAGTGGGACGCGGCGCTGGCCACCCTGGCGCGGCTGGCGCGCGAGCACGGTGTCGAGCTGATCGCGATCGGCAACGGCACCGCCTCCCGGGAGACCGACAAGCTGGCGGCCGAACTGATCGCCGCGCAGCCGGAGTTGAAGCTGACGAAGGTGATGGTGTCCGAGGCCGGCGCCTCGGTGTACTCGGCCTCGGCGTTCGCCTCGCAGGAGCTGCCGGATCTGGACGTGTCGCTGCGCGGCGCGGTGTCCATCGCGCGGCGCCTCCAGGACCCGCTGGCCGAGCTGGTCAAGATCGACCCCAAGTCGATCGGCGTCGGCCAGTACCAGCACGATCTGGCCGAGACCAAGCTGTCGCGCTCGCTGGACGCGGTGGTCGAGGACTGTGTGAACGGCGTCGGTGTGGATGTCAACACCGCGTCCGCGCCGCTGCTCTCCCGGGTCTCCGGCATCAGCTCGGGCCTGGCCGAGAACATCGTCGCGCACCGGGACGGCAACGGCCCGTTCCGCTCGCGCAAGGCCCTCAAGGACGTGCCGCGGCTGGGTCCCAAGGCGTACGAGCAGTGCGCGGGCTTCCTGCGGATCCGGGGCGGCGACGACCCGCTGGACGCCTCCAGCGTGCATCCGGAGGCGTATCCGGTGGTGCGCCGGATCGTGCAGGCGGCGAAGAGCGGGATCGGCGAGCTGATCGGCAACACCGCGGTGCTGCGCGGGCTGCGGCCGGCCGACTTCGTCGACGACTCCTTCGGTCTGCCGACGGTCGGCGACATCCTCCAGGAGTTGGAGAAGCCGGGCCGTGACCCGCGGCCGGAGTTCAGGACCGCGACCTTCAAGGAGGGCGTGGAGAAGATCGGCGACCTGGCGCCGGGAATGCTCCTGGAGGGTGTGGTGACCAATGTCGCCGCCTTCGGGGCGTTCGTGGACGTGGGTGTCCACCAGGACGGGCTGGTGCATGTCTCGGCGATGTCGAAGACCTTCGTCAAGGACCCGCGGGACGTGGTCAAGCCCGGCGACATCGTGCGGGTCAAGGTGCTCGACGTCGACATCCCGCGGAAGCGGATCTCGCTGACCCTGAGGCTGGACGACGAGCCCGGGAAGGCCGCGCCGGCCGGCGGCGGCGAGCGCCGCGGCGGCGGCGGCGAACGCCGTGGCGGTGGTGAACAGCGCGGCGGTGGCGACCGGCGTGGTGGCGGCGGCCGGGGCGGTGCGCCGCGGCAGCGGCAGGGCGGCGGCGAGCGCCGCGGCGGTGGCCGGGACGCCGGGCCGGTCAACGACGCGATGGCGGATGCGCTGCGGCGGGCCGGGCTGCTGGGCGGCAAGGGCGGCCGCTGA
- a CDS encoding ABC-F family ATP-binding cassette domain-containing protein, giving the protein MSATLVAKDLAAGHGERVLFSGLDLVVAPGDVIGLVGANGAGKSTLLRLLAGLTRPEQGALALSPPTATVGHLPQEPDRRPGESVRAFLARRTGVAGAQRALDATTEALAEGRPGADDAYATALERWLALGAADLDERAEETAAQLGLAVGLDQPMTTLSGGQAARASLASLLLSRYDVFLLDEPTNDLDLDGLDRLETFVTGLRAGTVLVSHDREFLARTVTRVVELDVAQQQVNTYGGGYTAYLEERERARRHARERYDEYADTRATLEARAHTQRNWMEKGVRNARRKATDNDKLGRKGRAEATEKQAAKAKQTQRMIERLEVVEEPRKEWELRMEIAAAPRAGAVVATLRQAAVSRGGFRFGPVDLQIDWADRVAITGPNGAGKSTLLAALLGRLPLDSGAAALGPGVVVGEIDQARGQLFRGGGDGHPMTLMDAFRAAVPDLAPADVRTLLAKFGLKAAHVLRPAGTLSPGERTRAALALLQGRGVNLLVLDEPTNHLDLPAIEQLESALASYPGTLLLVTHDRRMLTAVHTTRRIEVAVGRIAERQV; this is encoded by the coding sequence ATGTCCGCAACCCTCGTCGCCAAAGACCTCGCCGCCGGCCACGGCGAGCGCGTCCTGTTCTCCGGTCTCGACCTGGTCGTCGCCCCCGGAGACGTGATCGGCCTGGTCGGTGCCAACGGCGCCGGCAAGTCCACCCTGCTGCGTCTGCTCGCCGGGCTGACGCGCCCGGAGCAGGGCGCCCTCGCACTCAGCCCGCCGACCGCCACCGTCGGCCACCTCCCGCAGGAGCCCGACCGCCGCCCCGGCGAATCGGTCCGCGCCTTCCTCGCCCGCCGCACCGGTGTGGCCGGGGCCCAGCGCGCCCTGGACGCCACCACCGAGGCCCTGGCCGAAGGGCGCCCCGGCGCCGACGACGCCTACGCCACGGCCCTGGAGCGCTGGCTCGCCCTCGGTGCCGCCGACCTCGACGAGCGCGCCGAGGAGACCGCCGCCCAGCTCGGCCTGGCGGTCGGCCTCGACCAGCCGATGACCACCCTCTCCGGCGGCCAGGCCGCCCGCGCCTCGCTCGCCTCGCTGCTGCTCTCCCGCTACGACGTCTTCCTCCTCGACGAGCCCACCAACGACCTCGACCTGGACGGCCTGGACCGCCTGGAGACCTTCGTCACCGGCCTGCGCGCCGGCACCGTCCTGGTCAGCCACGACCGCGAGTTCCTGGCCCGCACGGTCACCCGCGTCGTCGAGCTCGACGTCGCCCAGCAGCAGGTCAACACCTACGGCGGCGGCTACACCGCGTATCTGGAGGAGCGCGAGCGAGCCCGCCGGCACGCCCGCGAGCGCTACGACGAGTACGCCGACACCAGGGCGACCCTGGAGGCCCGGGCGCACACCCAGCGCAACTGGATGGAGAAGGGCGTCCGCAACGCCCGCCGCAAGGCCACCGACAACGACAAGCTCGGCCGCAAGGGACGGGCCGAGGCCACCGAGAAGCAGGCCGCCAAGGCCAAGCAGACCCAGCGCATGATCGAGCGGCTGGAGGTCGTCGAGGAGCCCCGCAAGGAGTGGGAGCTGCGGATGGAGATCGCCGCGGCGCCCCGGGCCGGCGCGGTGGTGGCCACCCTCCGGCAGGCCGCGGTCAGCCGCGGCGGCTTCCGCTTCGGCCCGGTCGACCTCCAGATCGACTGGGCGGACCGGGTCGCCATCACCGGCCCCAACGGCGCCGGCAAGTCCACCCTGCTCGCCGCCCTGCTGGGCCGGCTGCCGCTGGATTCCGGCGCGGCCGCACTCGGCCCCGGCGTGGTGGTCGGCGAGATCGATCAGGCCCGCGGCCAGCTGTTCCGGGGCGGTGGTGACGGCCACCCGATGACGCTGATGGACGCCTTCCGGGCCGCCGTCCCGGACCTGGCGCCCGCCGACGTGCGCACCCTGCTGGCCAAGTTCGGTCTCAAGGCGGCCCATGTGCTGCGCCCGGCGGGCACCCTCTCGCCGGGGGAGCGGACCCGGGCGGCGCTGGCCCTCCTCCAGGGCCGCGGGGTCAACCTCCTGGTGCTCGACGAGCCGACCAACCACCTGGACCTCCCCGCCATCGAGCAGCTGGAGTCCGCGCTCGCCTCGTATCCGGGCACCCTGCTGCTGGTCACCCACGACCGCCGGATGCTGACGGCGGTGCACACCACGCGCCGGATCGAGGTCGCCGTCGGCCGGATCGCAGAACGGCAGGTCTGA
- a CDS encoding SCO6745 family protein, producing MTSSSALPERAGRHCHNALNPFHSAHYFAPELSAELTAVGVENGRAGYLAARSAPMGAVGPGTVTATFFSFSHELVARHVPQVWTVAAPQVVLDARLRAVDSSLRRQLGAEAVESPEMAEAAKLALRAAEGCTRYSRPLYSAYADLPVPDAPHLAYWHAASLLREHRGDGHLIALMAAELDPVEALVSHTASGRGMNYHGLRTTRGWSDEDLTAAQERLRDRGLLTAGDELTEAGVELRKDLERTTDRLDRAPYEHLGAAGVARLTELAGAFAARLMESGAFPAALFGKE from the coding sequence ATGACGTCTTCCAGCGCACTGCCCGAACGGGCCGGACGGCACTGCCACAACGCCCTCAACCCCTTCCACTCGGCGCACTACTTCGCCCCGGAGCTCTCCGCCGAGCTGACCGCGGTGGGCGTGGAGAACGGCCGGGCCGGCTACCTCGCCGCCCGGAGCGCGCCGATGGGCGCGGTGGGGCCCGGGACGGTCACCGCCACCTTCTTCTCCTTCAGCCACGAGCTGGTCGCCCGGCACGTCCCGCAGGTGTGGACGGTCGCCGCGCCGCAGGTCGTCCTGGACGCCCGGCTGCGGGCGGTGGACAGCAGCCTGCGCCGGCAGCTCGGCGCGGAGGCGGTCGAGTCACCGGAGATGGCGGAGGCGGCGAAGCTCGCCCTGCGGGCCGCCGAGGGCTGCACCCGGTACTCGCGGCCGCTGTACTCCGCCTACGCCGACCTGCCGGTGCCGGACGCCCCGCACCTCGCCTACTGGCACGCCGCGTCGCTGCTGCGCGAACACCGCGGCGACGGCCATCTGATCGCCCTGATGGCCGCCGAGCTGGACCCGGTGGAGGCCCTGGTCTCGCACACCGCCAGCGGGCGCGGGATGAACTACCACGGCCTCCGGACGACCCGCGGCTGGTCGGACGAGGACCTGACGGCGGCACAGGAGCGGCTGCGCGACCGTGGACTGCTGACCGCCGGGGACGAACTGACCGAGGCCGGCGTGGAGCTGCGCAAGGACCTGGAGCGGACGACGGACCGGCTGGACCGGGCGCCGTACGAGCACCTGGGGGCGGCGGGCGTGGCCCGGCTGACCGAACTGGCGGGCGCGTTCGCCGCCCGCCTGATGGAGTCCGGGGCGTTCCCCGCCGCCCTGTTCGGCAAGGAGTAA
- the idi gene encoding isopentenyl-diphosphate Delta-isomerase gives MPITPANAQTAGTSAVDAPGGAAEPIMLELVDEDGTTIGTAEKLAAHQPPGQLHRAFSVFLFDEKGRLLLQRRALSKYHSPGVWSNTCCGHPYPGETPFAAAARRTAEELGVAPALLGEAGTVRYNHPDPASGLVEQEYNHLFVGLLRGEPAPDPEEIAEIAFVTPEELAERHARAPFSAWFMTVLDAARPAVRELTGKSAGW, from the coding sequence ATGCCGATCACACCTGCCAACGCACAGACCGCCGGAACCTCTGCGGTGGACGCGCCGGGCGGCGCCGCCGAACCGATCATGCTGGAGCTGGTCGACGAGGACGGCACGACGATCGGCACCGCGGAGAAGCTCGCGGCGCACCAGCCTCCGGGGCAGCTGCACCGGGCGTTCTCGGTCTTCCTCTTCGACGAGAAGGGGCGGCTGCTGCTCCAGCGCCGGGCGCTGTCGAAGTACCACTCCCCCGGTGTGTGGTCCAACACCTGCTGCGGTCACCCGTATCCGGGCGAGACGCCGTTCGCGGCGGCGGCGCGGCGGACCGCGGAGGAGCTGGGGGTGGCCCCGGCGCTGCTGGGCGAGGCGGGGACGGTGCGCTACAACCACCCCGATCCGGCCTCCGGCCTGGTGGAGCAGGAGTACAACCACCTGTTCGTGGGACTGCTGCGGGGCGAGCCGGCGCCGGATCCCGAGGAGATCGCCGAGATCGCGTTCGTCACGCCGGAGGAGCTGGCCGAGCGGCATGCCCGGGCGCCGTTCTCCGCGTGGTTCATGACCGTGCTGGACGCGGCGCGTCCGGCGGTCCGCGAGCTCACCGGGAAGTCGGCGGGCTGGTAG
- a CDS encoding GlxA family transcriptional regulator: MEQRDVLVVLYDGVQSLDVTGPIEVFHGAAQGVPGAYRIRTAALDGAPVRTTSGLTLVPDLALDAAEPPHTLLVPGGDGTRNPTPRLVHWLCTHAPRTRRQVSVCSGAFLLAAAGLLDGRRATTHWSLCADLAADHPAVRVEPEPIYVRDGSVATSAGVTAGIDLALALVEEDLGRDLALTVARHLVVFLRRPGNQTQFSAQLAAQTAERRPLRDVQQWITEHPAADLSVETLAGRAGLSPRHFARAFRDETGMTPGRYVDRVRLEAARRRLEDTADGIEQISRHCGYGTSEAMRRAFLRVLGASPAEYRRRFRPATPL, translated from the coding sequence ATGGAACAGCGTGACGTGCTGGTCGTCCTCTACGACGGCGTGCAGAGCCTCGACGTGACCGGCCCCATCGAGGTCTTCCACGGTGCCGCGCAGGGCGTCCCCGGCGCCTACCGGATCCGTACCGCCGCCCTCGACGGCGCCCCGGTCCGCACCACCAGCGGCCTCACCCTCGTCCCCGACCTCGCGCTGGACGCCGCCGAACCCCCGCACACCCTCCTCGTCCCCGGCGGCGACGGCACCCGCAACCCCACACCACGGCTGGTCCACTGGCTGTGCACGCACGCCCCGCGCACCCGCCGCCAGGTCTCGGTCTGCAGCGGCGCCTTCCTGCTGGCCGCGGCCGGCCTGCTGGACGGCCGCCGCGCCACCACCCACTGGAGCCTGTGCGCCGACCTCGCCGCCGACCACCCCGCCGTCCGCGTCGAACCCGAGCCGATCTACGTCCGCGACGGCAGCGTGGCCACCTCCGCGGGCGTCACCGCCGGCATCGACCTGGCACTGGCCCTGGTCGAGGAGGACTTGGGCCGCGACCTCGCGCTGACCGTCGCCCGCCACCTCGTCGTCTTCCTCCGCCGGCCCGGCAACCAGACCCAGTTCAGCGCCCAGCTCGCCGCGCAGACCGCGGAGCGCCGCCCGCTGCGCGACGTACAGCAGTGGATCACCGAGCACCCGGCCGCCGATCTCTCCGTCGAGACCCTGGCCGGCCGCGCCGGACTCTCCCCGCGCCACTTCGCCCGCGCCTTCCGCGACGAGACCGGCATGACACCCGGCCGCTACGTGGACCGGGTGCGCCTGGAGGCCGCCCGGCGGCGCCTGGAGGACACCGCCGACGGCATCGAGCAGATCTCCCGGCACTGCGGCTACGGCACCTCCGAGGCGATGCGCCGCGCCTTCCTCCGCGTCCTCGGCGCCTCCCCGGCCGAGTACCGCCGCCGCTTCCGCCCCGCAACACCCCTCTGA
- a CDS encoding Cmx/CmrA family chloramphenicol efflux MFS transporter, which yields MPFALYMLALAVFAQGTSEFMLSGLIPDIAADLQVSIPAAGALTSAFAAGMIVGAPLMALLSRRWPRRRTLLVLLVAFLLVHVLGAVTGSFAVLLATRVVAALANAGFLAVALATAAALAAPDAKGRATSVLLGGTTLACIAGVPAGALLGQEWGWRAAFWAVAAVSVPAVVAIVVSVPDGPAGSGAAAAGAGARGELRALRRPRLLVTLLLGALVNGATFCTFTYLAPLVTGVTGFGSGGVPVVLALFGLGSFAGVTAGGRLADRRPRAVLAVGGVALLAGWAVFALTAQNAVAAVVLVLVQGTLSFAVGSTLIAQVLYAAVEAPTLGGGFATAALNVGAATGPWWGGVALAAGFGYRAPPWVSALLVAVALALGGAAEGLRLRRHRRVAGGHRAAA from the coding sequence ATGCCGTTCGCCCTCTACATGCTCGCGCTCGCGGTGTTCGCGCAGGGCACGTCGGAGTTCATGCTGTCCGGGCTGATCCCGGACATCGCCGCCGATCTCCAGGTGTCCATACCTGCCGCCGGCGCGCTGACCTCGGCGTTCGCGGCCGGGATGATCGTCGGGGCGCCGCTGATGGCGCTGCTGAGCCGGCGCTGGCCGCGGCGGCGCACCCTCCTGGTCCTCCTGGTCGCCTTTCTGCTGGTGCACGTCCTGGGCGCGGTGACCGGCAGCTTCGCGGTGCTGCTGGCGACCCGGGTGGTGGCGGCGCTGGCCAACGCCGGGTTCCTGGCGGTGGCGCTGGCGACGGCGGCCGCGCTGGCCGCGCCGGACGCCAAGGGCCGGGCCACCTCCGTCCTGTTGGGCGGCACGACGCTGGCCTGTATCGCGGGCGTCCCGGCCGGTGCCCTCCTGGGGCAGGAGTGGGGCTGGCGCGCGGCGTTCTGGGCGGTGGCCGCGGTGTCGGTGCCTGCCGTGGTCGCCATCGTGGTGTCGGTGCCGGACGGTCCGGCCGGGTCCGGCGCGGCCGCGGCCGGGGCGGGTGCGCGCGGTGAACTGCGGGCGCTGCGCCGTCCGCGGCTGCTGGTGACGCTGCTGCTGGGGGCGCTGGTCAACGGCGCCACGTTCTGCACCTTCACCTATCTCGCGCCGCTGGTCACCGGCGTCACCGGCTTCGGTTCCGGTGGGGTGCCGGTGGTGCTGGCGCTGTTCGGGCTGGGCTCGTTCGCGGGTGTCACGGCCGGTGGGCGGCTGGCCGACCGGCGGCCCCGGGCGGTGCTCGCCGTCGGGGGCGTGGCGCTGCTCGCGGGCTGGGCGGTGTTCGCGCTGACGGCCCAGAACGCGGTGGCCGCCGTCGTGCTGGTCCTCGTCCAGGGGACGCTGTCGTTCGCGGTCGGCTCGACCCTGATCGCGCAGGTGCTCTACGCGGCGGTCGAAGCGCCCACGCTGGGTGGGGGTTTCGCGACCGCCGCGCTCAACGTGGGCGCCGCGACCGGGCCTTGGTGGGGCGGTGTCGCCCTCGCCGCGGGCTTCGGCTACCGCGCACCGCCGTGGGTCAGCGCCCTGCTGGTGGCCGTGGCGCTGGCGCTCGGCGGGGCGGCGGAGGGCCTACGGCTGCGGCGGCACCGGCGGGTGGCCGGTGGTCACCGGGCGGCCGCGTAG
- a CDS encoding ATP-binding protein, whose product MPSGPPAEPPEELTSPLAYEGVWRFTAPALESSVPHARHAVRDLLVEQRVPVADAILDGLLLIVSELVTNAVRHAALLSPQIAVQLTIGANWLRIAVEDDHPYRPKALEADEDDVGGRGLWLVKVLTAEAGGKCDVEHTPGGGKAIWAELPLATSPPTSR is encoded by the coding sequence ATGCCTTCCGGACCCCCTGCAGAACCCCCCGAGGAGCTGACCTCCCCGCTCGCGTACGAAGGTGTCTGGCGGTTCACCGCCCCGGCACTGGAGTCGTCGGTGCCCCACGCGCGCCACGCGGTCCGGGATCTGCTCGTCGAACAGCGTGTGCCGGTCGCCGACGCCATCCTGGACGGGCTGCTGCTGATCGTCTCCGAACTCGTCACCAACGCCGTCCGGCACGCCGCGCTGCTCTCCCCCCAGATCGCCGTCCAGCTGACCATCGGCGCCAACTGGCTGCGGATCGCCGTCGAGGACGACCACCCCTACCGCCCCAAGGCACTGGAGGCGGACGAGGACGACGTCGGCGGCCGCGGCCTGTGGCTGGTCAAGGTGCTCACCGCGGAGGCGGGCGGCAAGTGCGACGTGGAACACACCCCCGGCGGCGGCAAGGCCATCTGGGCCGAGCTGCCGCTCGCTACCAGCCCGCCGACTTCCCGGTGA
- a CDS encoding enoyl-CoA hydratase/isomerase family protein encodes MEPGLKTHVGGGTATVTISNTGKRNAMTVPMWRELPPLLERLAGDRAVRALVLTGDGGTFCAGADIGSLRDGADGSQGLAVAAEEALAAFPRPTVAAVRGYCVGGGAQLAAACDLRFAEEGALFGVTPAKLGVAYPASATRRLVRLVGLSAAKYLLFSGELIDCARALRTGLVDEVVPESELDKRIAEFGAVLASRSLLTQTAAKELADGTWDVPPEEASARGAYWAAQARESGETAEGAAAFLERRAPRFGWPEG; translated from the coding sequence ATGGAACCGGGTCTGAAAACGCATGTCGGCGGCGGTACGGCGACCGTCACGATCAGCAACACGGGCAAGCGCAACGCGATGACCGTCCCGATGTGGCGGGAGCTGCCGCCGCTGCTGGAGCGGCTGGCGGGTGACCGTGCCGTGCGGGCCCTGGTGCTGACCGGCGACGGCGGGACGTTCTGCGCGGGGGCGGACATCGGGTCGCTGCGGGACGGGGCGGACGGTTCACAGGGGCTGGCGGTGGCGGCCGAGGAGGCGCTGGCGGCCTTTCCGCGGCCGACGGTGGCCGCGGTGCGCGGCTACTGCGTGGGCGGCGGCGCGCAGTTGGCGGCCGCCTGCGATCTGCGGTTCGCGGAGGAGGGGGCGCTGTTCGGGGTGACGCCGGCCAAGCTGGGGGTGGCCTATCCGGCGTCCGCGACCCGGCGGCTGGTGCGGCTGGTGGGACTGTCGGCCGCCAAGTACCTGTTGTTCTCGGGTGAGTTGATCGACTGTGCGCGGGCGCTGCGGACCGGGCTGGTGGACGAGGTGGTACCCGAGAGCGAGTTGGACAAGCGGATCGCGGAGTTCGGCGCCGTGCTGGCGAGCCGTTCGCTGCTGACCCAGACCGCGGCCAAGGAGCTGGCCGACGGGACGTGGGACGTGCCGCCCGAGGAGGCGTCGGCGCGCGGGGCGTACTGGGCGGCGCAGGCGCGGGAGAGCGGGGAGACCGCGGAGGGGGCCGCGGCCTTCCTGGAGCGGCGGGCGCCGCGGTTCGGGTGGCCCGAGGGGTGA
- a CDS encoding HdeD family acid-resistance protein: MTGRSRSTRSSPAARLGRSFGLLAVLGAILVLAGIVGLVYVGVATLTTMLLFGWLLLIGGVVGLVHAVQSRGSSYFWLAVIVAALNIAAGVVVIRLPDATAAALTMFAALLFLTGGLFRLAGAVVVRGAQFGWTLLQGVIGILLGVLVLANWPQSSLYVIGCFFSLELLFDGLGLLAMGMGGRHVVGMVKEGRVA; encoded by the coding sequence ATGACCGGCAGGTCCAGATCTACCCGGAGCAGTCCGGCGGCCCGGCTGGGGCGCAGCTTCGGACTGCTCGCGGTCCTCGGCGCCATCCTCGTCCTGGCCGGAATCGTGGGGCTGGTCTACGTCGGCGTGGCCACGCTCACCACGATGCTGCTCTTCGGCTGGCTGCTGCTGATCGGCGGCGTGGTGGGGCTGGTGCACGCGGTCCAGTCCCGGGGGTCGAGCTACTTCTGGCTCGCGGTGATCGTCGCGGCGCTGAACATCGCCGCCGGGGTGGTGGTCATCCGGCTGCCCGACGCCACCGCCGCCGCGCTGACCATGTTCGCCGCCCTGCTCTTCCTGACCGGCGGGCTGTTCCGCCTGGCCGGCGCCGTGGTGGTGCGCGGAGCGCAGTTCGGCTGGACCCTGCTCCAGGGCGTGATCGGCATCCTGCTGGGTGTCCTGGTCCTCGCCAACTGGCCGCAGAGCAGCCTCTACGTCATCGGCTGCTTCTTCTCGCTGGAACTGCTCTTCGACGGGCTGGGCCTGCTCGCCATGGGGATGGGCGGCCGGCACGTGGTCGGTATGGTCAAGGAGGGCAGAGTGGCCTGA
- a CDS encoding DJ-1/PfpI family protein encodes MQIAVLLYDRFTALDAIGPYETLGLIPGAEVVFVAERKGVHRTDKGSLGAVADATLGDVTEPDVIVVPGGPGQTALMEDGPVHEWLRAVDAGTTWTTSVCTGSLVLAAAGLLKGRRATSHWLALDQLPHYGAEPTGERVVFDGKYVTAAGVSSGIDMGLALAGRIAGDTLAQTIQLGIEYDPQPPYDAGAPDKAPAEVVAALRDHSRSILSGDRWRDQAPGEK; translated from the coding sequence ATGCAGATCGCCGTCCTTCTCTACGACCGCTTCACCGCCCTCGACGCCATCGGCCCCTACGAGACCCTCGGCCTGATCCCGGGCGCCGAGGTCGTCTTCGTCGCCGAGCGCAAGGGCGTCCACCGCACCGACAAGGGCTCCCTCGGCGCGGTCGCGGACGCCACGCTGGGCGACGTCACCGAGCCGGACGTCATCGTCGTCCCCGGCGGCCCCGGCCAGACCGCGCTGATGGAGGACGGCCCGGTGCACGAGTGGCTCCGTGCCGTGGACGCCGGCACCACCTGGACCACCTCGGTCTGCACCGGCTCGCTGGTCCTCGCCGCGGCCGGTCTCCTCAAGGGCCGCCGGGCCACCTCCCACTGGCTCGCGCTGGACCAGCTGCCCCACTACGGCGCCGAGCCGACGGGGGAGCGGGTGGTCTTCGACGGCAAGTACGTCACCGCCGCCGGCGTCTCCTCCGGCATCGACATGGGACTGGCCCTGGCCGGCCGGATCGCCGGCGACACCCTCGCCCAGACGATCCAGCTCGGCATCGAGTACGACCCGCAGCCGCCCTACGACGCCGGTGCCCCGGACAAGGCCCCCGCCGAGGTCGTCGCCGCCCTGCGGGACCACAGCCGCTCCATCCTGTCCGGCGACCGCTGGCGGGATCAGGCCCCCGGGGAGAAGTGA